In Mobula hypostoma chromosome 10, sMobHyp1.1, whole genome shotgun sequence, a single genomic region encodes these proteins:
- the LOC134352993 gene encoding tetraspanin-7-like, which translates to MAASSARRLQTKPVITCFKTFLIVFSFIFWFAGTVLLAVGIWGKVSLEDYLTLVAEKSTNAAYVLIGTGAAIVIFGFFGCFATCRGSTWMLKLYAMILSLLFLAQLVAGISGFIFRHEIKTIFKDKFKEAVEDYNRTGSPVDDIQKNLRCCGVQNYTNWIETEYFKAHGIPASCCKDISDCKDLKNVTVAKDKVFQRGCIQLIINFMETNVGIIAGIAFGIGFFQLIGIMLACCLSRYITNNQYEMV; encoded by the exons ATGGCAGCATCTTCAGCGCGGCGGCTGCAGACCAAACCTGTCATCACCTGCTTCAAAACCTTTCTTAtcgtcttcagttttattttctgg TTTGCAGGTACTGTCCTTTTAGCAGTTGGAATATGGGGCAAAGTAAGTTTAGAGGACTACCTGACACTTGTTGCTGAAAAAAGTACGAATGCTGCCTACGTACTCATTGGAACTGGTGCTGCCATCGTCATATTTGGTTTCTTTGGCTGCTTTGCAACCTGTCGAGGCAGTACTTGGATGTTAAAACTA TATGCAATGATCCTGTCACTACTTTTCCTGGCACAACTagtagctggaatttctggatttATCTTTCGGCATGAG ATTAAAACCATTTTTAAGGATAAATTTAAAGAGGCTGTAGAGGATTACAACAGAACAGGGTCCCCAGTGGATGACATCCAGAAAAAT TTACGTTGTTGTGGTGTTCAAAATTATACTAATTGGATTGAAACTGAATACTTCAAAGCACATGGAATCCCAGCAAGCTGCTGTAAAGATATCAGTGACTGTAAAGATCTGAAAAATGTTACAGTTGCCAAAGACAAAGTCTTTCAACGG GGTTGCATTCAATTAATCATTAACTTCATGGAGACAAATGTTGGAATAATTGCTGGAATTGCTTTTGGAATTGGCTTTTTCCAG TTGATTGGAATCATGCTAGCCTGTTGTTTATCAAGATACatcacaaacaaccaatatgaaaTGGTTTAA